In Carnobacteriaceae bacterium zg-84, the genomic window AATAACTGGTATAATCGGTTCATGAAATACTTCTTTTTCTAAAAATGGGCGTAATAAAACAGAGGCTTCATGCATCAGTTTTGTATGGAATGCACCACTCACAGATAAAGGTAAGTATTTCATCCCTCTTTCCGTTAAAAGTTGTTCCATAAGTAGAATACCTTTTTCTTCTCCAGAAATAACAATTTGTCCTGGCATATTATAATTTGCCGGAGCAACATAATAGGTACTTGTGTCACAAACTTGTTTGCATAGTGCTTCAAGTTCTTCACGTGGCATATTCATTACGGCAAGCATTTTAGACACTGTTTGTTGACTGACTTGCTCCATAAATTGAGCTCTTTTTTGTAAAAGTAACAATGCCTTTTCAAATGATAAAGTATTCGCACAAACTAAAGCACTGTATTCACCTAAACTTAGTCCTGCAACGATATTTGGTTGAATACCGTGACTAGAGAATAAGTGTGTTATTGCAACACTCATTGTGAAAATTGCTGGTTGTGTATAATAGGTTTGATTTAATTGTTCTTTTGTTAAAGATAAAATATCATAACCTAATAAGTCTTTAGCTTTATCATATATTTCTTTTACTTGTGGATATTTTTCATATAAGGTAGATCCCATTTTTTCATATTGAGCTCCTTGTCCACTAAAAACAAATGCTAATGTCATATTATTTACTCCAATACTCAATTTGTTTTTGAATAGTTTCTGAACATTCCCGCATATAATCTTGAATAATATCATGACATGTCTGTTCTTTAGAAATTAGACCAGCAATTTGCCCTGCCATCATAGATCCTCTTATTTTATCTCCCTCTACAACAGCACGTCTTAGTGCACCTCGTGCCATATTTTCTAAACGTTCAAAGTCAGGACTCTCTTTGCTTGTTTCTTCTTTTTCTGCTTGTAAATATTCTCTTGTTAATTTATTACGTAACACACGAACAGGATGTCCCGTTAATTGCCCTGTAATAACTGTATCAATATCTTTTGCTTTTAAAATGGCTTGCTTAAAATTGGCATGAGCATTCGATTCTTTTGCGACAACAAATCGTGTTCCAACTTGTATACCACTTGCTCCTAACATGTAGGCTGCTGCCATACCTCTACCGTCGCCAATACCTCCAGCAGCAATGACTGGTACACTCACAGCATCGACAACTTGTGGTAATAGTGCCATTGTTGTCGATTTTCCAATATGGCCACCTGCTTCCATTCCTTCAACGATAATAGCATCTGCTCCGTCGTTTTCCATACGTCTAGCAAGTGCAACAGACGCAACAACTGGAATAACAATAATACCCGCAGCTTTAAATTTATCCATATATTTTCCAGGACTACCTGCTCCTGTTGTGACAACTTTTACACCAGATTGACATACCACATCAACAACCTCTTGTACATGAGGATTTAATAACATAATGTTCACACCAAATGGTTTTGTCGTTTTTGCTTTTATATCAGCTATTTTTTCGGCAACAATCTCAGGGGTATCATGTCCTGTTCCAACAATGCCCAATCCTCCTGCATTTGATACAGCACTCGCTAAATCAGCATCAGCTACCCAAGCCATTGCACCTTGAAAAATAGGATATTGAATATTTAAAAGTTTGCATAAATGACTTTGCATATAACGCTCCATATATTTTGATATTCAAAGTATCTGTATAAAAATTCTTGTATTATCGTCAAATAACACGATATAACAAAGAACTTATTAGTTATTTAATTGTTCTTCAACATAAGCAACTAAATCAGATACTGTTTCAATATTTTCATCTGTATCAATTTTAACATCAAATGTGTCTTCAATATCGTTGATAACTTGGAATAAATCTAAACTATCTGCATCTAAATCTGATTTAAAGTTTGTTTCTAATGTTACTTCATCTTTTTCTTTATCTAATTGCTCCACAATAATATCTTGAATTTTTTCAAATGTTGTTGTCATAATGTATTCCTCCAAATTTATATATTTATAATAAGTGTTCCCCATGTTAAACCTCCACCAAAACCAGTCATCATAACTGTTTTCGTACCGTCTAAACAAATATGTCTAGTTTGACATAATTCATCTAATAAAATCGGAATACTTGCCGAAGATGTATTACCAAGACGGGAAATATTCATTGGAAATTTTTCAATGGGTTGTTTTAATTTTTTTGCAAATATGTCAATCATTCGTGCATTCGCTTGATGACACACATAATAATCAATCATGTCTGGCTTTAAAGACGTTTGTTGTAATGCATCTAGCATCTCTATTGGAACTTGTTTCGTTGCAAAATTAAAAATAGCTCTTCCGTCCATATCTAGTGCATGATGTTTACTGTCAATCGTACATAACGCATTTTGCACAGGCTGCTCTTTTGCTGTTAGTGCTTTATAATGTGAGCCATCACTATTTAAGGAGGCGTACATAATACTATTTTGACTGTCTTTTTTCAAAATCACACAGCCTGCACCGTCACCAAATAGAACACTCGTTTTTCTATCAGACCAATCGACCATTTTAGACATCACTTCTGCTCCAATGACCATACCATATTCACAAGATTGTGTATGAAACATACTGTCTGCAATCGTGAGTGCATAAATAAATCCACTGCACGCTGCACTTACATCAAAAGCAAATGCATTGATAGCACCTATTTTTTCTTGAATTAAACAGGCTGTACTTGGACTTATAAAATCAGGGCTCATTGTCGCAACAATAATAAATCCAATCTCTTCAGGTGAAATATCTACTTTTTCCAAAGCGTTAAGAGCAGCTTTAGCTCCTAAATCTGATGTGTTCTCATCTGTTGCAATATGTCGTTTTTGAATACCTGTTCGCTTATAAATCCATTCATCACTTGTATCAAGAAAGTTTGTCAAATCGTCATTTGATAAACTTGTTTTTGGTAAATAGGAACCTGTTGCAATAAGTCTTGTTCCCATATTATTTTTTTGAGTGTAACTGTTCTTGTTGCTTGTTTTGTAAAAAGTGATGTAAGTTTTCAAGTCCCATTTTTAAGATTTTGACATCTTCTGAATTCATACCTTTTAATGTTTCTTTTACCATTTCACGATGAAATTTGTCGTGTAAACGATAAAGCAACTTACCTTTTTTTGTTAAACCTAAACGAACAATGCGTTTATCTTTATCACGTCGAATACGCTCCACATAGCCTTTTCTTACTAGTGCATGAATGGCCACTGTTAACGTCCCAACCGTAATATTGAGTTTATTAGCTACTTCCGTAGATGTTGGTTCATCATATAATGTAATTGCTTCAATGGTATGCATTTCTTTAATGGATAAATCTGAAAATTGGCTCGTTTTTAATGCCGTTTCTTCAATGTTTAAAATTTCATTAAAGACTTTGACAAGATAACTATTGATTACATCTGTTTCAGTCAACTCAAATACTCCTTTACTCATGATATATCATACCAAATACTTTGAAACTCAAAGTTATTTGATGTTCAAAGTATATTAAAAAATAATCTATCTGTCAACAAAAAATATATTACATATAAAATAGTAAATATATTAATTGAGTTAGAAATCAT contains:
- the fabD gene encoding ACP S-malonyltransferase; amino-acid sequence: MTLAFVFSGQGAQYEKMGSTLYEKYPQVKEIYDKAKDLLGYDILSLTKEQLNQTYYTQPAIFTMSVAITHLFSSHGIQPNIVAGLSLGEYSALVCANTLSFEKALLLLQKRAQFMEQVSQQTVSKMLAVMNMPREELEALCKQVCDTSTYYVAPANYNMPGQIVISGEEKGILLMEQLLTERGMKYLPLSVSGAFHTKLMHEASVLLRPFLEKEVFHEPIIPVICNTYAKDIRSFSIPDVLTKQIENPVYFQDSIQEMIRLGATTFVEIGPKKILSKFIKKIDKNVHVMNVEDVLSFEHAIHALEE
- the fabK gene encoding enoyl-[acyl-carrier-protein] reductase FabK produces the protein MQSHLCKLLNIQYPIFQGAMAWVADADLASAVSNAGGLGIVGTGHDTPEIVAEKIADIKAKTTKPFGVNIMLLNPHVQEVVDVVCQSGVKVVTTGAGSPGKYMDKFKAAGIIVIPVVASVALARRMENDGADAIIVEGMEAGGHIGKSTTMALLPQVVDAVSVPVIAAGGIGDGRGMAAAYMLGASGIQVGTRFVVAKESNAHANFKQAILKAKDIDTVITGQLTGHPVRVLRNKLTREYLQAEKEETSKESPDFERLENMARGALRRAVVEGDKIRGSMMAGQIAGLISKEQTCHDIIQDYMRECSETIQKQIEYWSK
- a CDS encoding acyl carrier protein, with amino-acid sequence MGNTYYKYINLEEYIMTTTFEKIQDIIVEQLDKEKDEVTLETNFKSDLDADSLDLFQVINDIEDTFDVKIDTDENIETVSDLVAYVEEQLNN
- a CDS encoding ketoacyl-ACP synthase III, with the protein product MGTRLIATGSYLPKTSLSNDDLTNFLDTSDEWIYKRTGIQKRHIATDENTSDLGAKAALNALEKVDISPEEIGFIIVATMSPDFISPSTACLIQEKIGAINAFAFDVSAACSGFIYALTIADSMFHTQSCEYGMVIGAEVMSKMVDWSDRKTSVLFGDGAGCVILKKDSQNSIMYASLNSDGSHYKALTAKEQPVQNALCTIDSKHHALDMDGRAIFNFATKQVPIEMLDALQQTSLKPDMIDYYVCHQANARMIDIFAKKLKQPIEKFPMNISRLGNTSSASIPILLDELCQTRHICLDGTKTVMMTGFGGGLTWGTLIINI
- a CDS encoding MarR family transcriptional regulator, which translates into the protein MSKGVFELTETDVINSYLVKVFNEILNIEETALKTSQFSDLSIKEMHTIEAITLYDEPTSTEVANKLNITVGTLTVAIHALVRKGYVERIRRDKDKRIVRLGLTKKGKLLYRLHDKFHREMVKETLKGMNSEDVKILKMGLENLHHFLQNKQQEQLHSKK